From the Ilumatobacteraceae bacterium genome, the window CACTTGCCTCGGCGGCCGGGCCGCCCTCGCGTCGGTGGACGGCGGTCGTGACCCGGTCGAGGAACGCCGGGCCGAACCGGAGCACGATGCCGGCGACCGCGGCGACGACCAGGACCGCCACGATCAGTGGGCTCGGCGAGAACGATCCTTCGTCGACGACGCTGATCACCACGCCGAGCAGCAGCCACCCGACGATGTCGTTCGAGGTCGCGACGCCGAGCGCGAGCTGGGCGAACGGGCGTGACAGCAGTCCGAGGTCCGACAGCACCCGCGCGGCGACGGGCAGCGACGAGATCGCGAAGGCGACGGCGAAGAAGGCGACGAAGATGCTCCGGGTGCCGTCGCTGCCGATGAACGTCGCAGGGATCAGCGCGGCGATGCCGGCGCCGAACGCGAGCGGCACCACCAGACTCCCGATACTGGTCGTCCGCCGCTCGGCCGAACGAACGGATGACGCCCATGTCGACCTCGGCGCCGCTGAGGCCGAGGAGGAAGACGATCCCGATCCAGGCCAGACCGAGCAGTAGCCCAGCCTGGCGTTCGCTGGGCGGGAACAACCATTCGAACGTGCCCGGCGAGACCTTGCCCAGCAGTGACGGGCCGAGGGCGACGCCGGCCAGCAGTTCGCCGACCACGCGCGGCTGACCGAGCCGCCGGGCGGCGTATCCGCCCGCTCGCGCCGCGGCGAGGACGACCAGGATCTGACACCAGAACACGAGCAGCGAGTGCTCGTCGAGCGGCGGCAGCGGTACCCCCGTACTCGCGATCATGACGAACCGTACCCACGCGGCGATGGTCGAACGCGTCGGGCTCGCTCATCGACACGAATCCGTCACGAGGGGTCGACGAGCGTCGGCGCGATGACTGTGCCGCCGGCCGGACGGGGGCGGATCAGGACCCGGTCAACGCCTCCCGGAACGGGCGCGTGCCACCTTCGAGCGGCGCACTCGTGAGGACGAACTCCCGGATGACCTCGACGAGATGGGCCGGCTCCTGCACGTGGGGGAAGTGCCCGCAACCCTCGAGGATCTCCAGCCGGCTGTGGGGAATCGCCGCGTGGGCGGCGTCGGCGTGCTCGACGGGGATGATGCCGTCCTGGTCGCCCCAGATGATCAGGGTCGGCATCGCCGCGGCGAGGTACAGCCGGTCGGTCGCGTTGACGGTTTGGCCGCCCGGATCGATCACCGCCCGGAGGGTCTTGACGAACGCCTTGCGGTTCTCCGCCTGGCCGAGCGAGGCGTACGCCCTCCACATCTCGCCGACGTGCGGCAGGCTCCAGCCCCGATCGTGGATCGCCTTGCCCAACTCGTTTCCTCCGTCGACGACGAACGGCGGGAAGAAGAGGGGCATCAGGTACTCGGCGCCGGGCAGCGTGAGGAGACGAAGCAACCAGCTGACCTCGCGTCCCAACCCGCCGCTGCCGATCAGCACCAGACGGTCGACCAACTCCGGGTGTTGGTAGGCCAGTTGCATCGCCACCCCACCCCCGAACGAGTGACCGATGACCGTCACCGTGTCGATCTCGAGCTTGGCGAGCAGGTCCCGCAA encodes:
- a CDS encoding alpha/beta fold hydrolase codes for the protein MGIPLRHIDLHGHDVTYRLAEAEPTAPTLLLIHGLAGNSRTWKDVMPGLAEQFTVLAPDLLGHGESAKPMGDYSLGAFASGLRDLLAKLEIDTVTVIGHSFGGGVAMQLAYQHPELVDRLVLIGSGGLGREVSWLLRLLTLPGAEYLMPLFFPPFVVDGGNELGKAIHDRGWSLPHVGEMWRAYASLGQAENRKAFVKTLRAVIDPGGQTVNATDRLYLAAAMPTLIIWGDQDGIIPVEHADAAHAAIPHSRLEILEGCGHFPHVQEPAHLVEVIREFVLTSAPLEGGTRPFREALTGS